From Chloracidobacterium sp. N, the proteins below share one genomic window:
- the cas8a1 gene encoding type I-MYXAN CRISPR-associated Cas8a1/Cmx1: MGQRTTGYQLPNPLVYELGNPNFTVYHRAALGGLAATIEAWKKNPRLKPEGIAAEVDAGKVEIWWDKELSDRQFIRRLLEASFRLTPDRLIDLPGHGIETDRDGLRLAIHTGLCGTFLQHNKMRPGEKTPRTLKVQVEGEEQEYLLTYKAVNSYAHQKAQGTGLLGDDDQAPLPPVALIPQSVVPGAMTGASELEGPPEEVLLLLYLMVGSAVFLLRSYRHESRAQYCLVIPDVKNLKSFARNLRQIAARGANFLTNGYPGRIAGGAEEAALRFLLALEAGNLTEEFGRSVSGCLAVAMGKVAWDRNQINRSLVVRLGAEYPEIEVFRAALQHFGKGRLLTSARGEAFPASPNPLPELIAANLAAERHWCADFIQRCQEKKDFEQLTFQKGGLAAMTKAIKDEDDQAIIAIFHEAWRMTMGALSERAQREGSDFTALVERERERTRNAILRAKTAEALAGWFLRFCADATKGAALAGMKRNAARVREFIFNPRNFERFQNLLLFALVSYMGREDNLSEGGIDA; the protein is encoded by the coding sequence ATGGGTCAGCGCACAACCGGCTACCAACTGCCAAATCCTCTAGTCTATGAACTCGGAAACCCGAACTTCACGGTCTATCACCGGGCGGCACTGGGCGGTCTGGCCGCGACCATAGAAGCCTGGAAGAAGAATCCCCGCCTGAAGCCGGAAGGGATCGCGGCCGAAGTTGATGCGGGCAAAGTCGAAATCTGGTGGGACAAGGAGTTGTCCGACCGGCAGTTCATTCGCCGCCTGCTGGAAGCTTCATTCCGGCTGACACCGGACAGACTCATTGACCTGCCCGGACATGGCATCGAGACCGACCGGGATGGCCTGCGGCTGGCCATCCATACGGGACTGTGCGGGACTTTCCTGCAACACAACAAGATGCGCCCAGGTGAAAAAACACCCCGGACACTGAAGGTGCAAGTGGAAGGTGAAGAACAGGAGTATCTGCTTACCTACAAGGCAGTTAACTCCTATGCCCACCAGAAAGCTCAGGGAACAGGTCTTTTGGGCGACGACGATCAAGCCCCCTTGCCACCTGTGGCCTTGATTCCCCAGTCGGTTGTGCCGGGGGCGATGACGGGCGCCAGTGAGCTTGAAGGTCCCCCCGAAGAAGTGCTGCTTCTGCTTTACCTGATGGTCGGTTCAGCAGTCTTTCTGCTGCGCTCGTACCGCCACGAAAGCAGGGCGCAGTATTGTCTTGTCATTCCCGATGTCAAAAACCTGAAAAGTTTCGCCCGCAACCTGCGCCAGATAGCGGCCCGCGGTGCCAACTTTCTGACGAATGGTTATCCCGGCCGCATCGCCGGAGGCGCCGAGGAAGCAGCGCTGCGCTTCCTTCTTGCCCTTGAAGCCGGCAATCTCACGGAGGAATTCGGGCGCAGTGTGTCCGGCTGCCTGGCCGTGGCGATGGGCAAAGTGGCTTGGGACAGAAACCAGATCAACCGCAGCCTTGTCGTGCGGTTGGGCGCCGAGTACCCCGAAATCGAGGTCTTCCGCGCAGCGCTTCAGCATTTCGGTAAGGGGCGGCTGTTGACCTCGGCCAGGGGCGAAGCCTTTCCTGCTTCGCCCAACCCGCTGCCGGAACTCATTGCCGCCAACCTTGCCGCAGAACGGCACTGGTGCGCTGACTTCATCCAGCGTTGCCAGGAAAAAAAGGATTTTGAACAACTCACTTTCCAAAAAGGAGGACTGGCCGCCATGACCAAGGCCATCAAAGACGAGGACGACCAGGCCATCATCGCCATCTTTCACGAAGCCTGGCGGATGACCATGGGCGCCCTCAGCGAACGCGCGCAACGGGAAGGCAGTGACTTCACCGCCCTTGTCGAGCGCGAGCGCGAACGTACCCGCAACGCCATCCTGCGGGCCAAGACCGCTGAAGCCCTTGCCGGATGGTTTCTCCGCTTCTGCGCCGATGCCACCAAAGGTGCGGCGCTGGCTGGCATGAAGCGCAACGCAGCGCGCGTGCGCGAATTCATCTTCAACCCCCGCAACTTCGAGCGATTCCAAAACCTGCTTCTATTTGCCCTCGTCAGCTATATGGGCAGGGAAGACAACCTTAGTGAAGGAGGCATTGACGCATGA
- a CDS encoding DevR family CRISPR-associated autoregulator, which yields MTTHYLYATILTGEAVAANNRGDNLGNTTTLQKVFHQDDVHTSISAEAIRFALRHHFQLAGLPVNRRYDGDRLIYADEKRTYWGSRTPFIDDDLMGFMDAAAAQAERDDEEAEPGSTAKSGKKKKGTVTKRTSPLAVGRAVSLRPYRGELSFNCVSGVKEKGKLSLYNAEMHTTEYQYSIALNLNDVLDKQNIGHLIDALIEPPPVAGNHARFYYDFSPASIVFRVTSTHASRIQNCFEHDEEGRTYTVARLIRRVASGDIPAEELIIGGELSHTDEGKKLKELGVTVLDGIRKAADEARRRIARRDKAFAVLAEGR from the coding sequence ATGACGACCCACTACCTGTACGCCACGATTCTCACCGGCGAGGCTGTTGCTGCCAACAATCGCGGTGACAACCTCGGCAACACCACAACCCTCCAGAAGGTGTTTCATCAGGATGATGTGCACACCAGCATTTCGGCCGAAGCCATCCGCTTTGCACTGCGCCACCACTTTCAGCTCGCCGGGCTTCCTGTCAACCGGCGCTATGACGGCGACAGGCTGATCTATGCCGACGAAAAGCGGACGTACTGGGGCAGCCGAACGCCCTTCATTGACGACGATCTGATGGGCTTTATGGATGCTGCCGCCGCCCAGGCTGAACGTGATGATGAAGAAGCCGAGCCGGGATCAACAGCAAAGTCCGGCAAGAAGAAAAAAGGGACGGTAACGAAGCGCACCAGCCCACTGGCCGTCGGGCGTGCGGTGTCGCTGCGCCCATACCGGGGTGAGCTGTCCTTCAACTGCGTCAGTGGGGTGAAGGAAAAGGGCAAGCTGTCGCTCTACAACGCCGAGATGCACACGACGGAGTACCAGTACAGCATTGCCCTCAACCTCAATGATGTCCTTGACAAGCAGAACATTGGCCACCTCATTGACGCGCTCATCGAACCGCCTCCGGTCGCCGGCAACCACGCGCGGTTTTACTATGACTTTTCGCCGGCCTCGATTGTTTTTCGCGTCACCTCTACCCATGCTTCCAGAATCCAGAACTGCTTTGAGCACGATGAAGAAGGGCGCACATACACCGTCGCCCGGCTCATCCGGCGCGTCGCAAGCGGGGACATCCCGGCAGAAGAACTCATCATCGGGGGCGAGTTGTCACATACCGATGAGGGGAAAAAGCTGAAGGAACTGGGCGTGACGGTACTCGATGGCATCCGCAAGGCGGCGGATGAGGCCCGGCGGCGCATCGCCCGACGGGACAAAGCCTTTGCCGTTCTTGCCGAAGGGAGGTGA
- the cas5 gene encoding type I-MYXAN CRISPR-associated protein Cas5/Cmx5/DevS, translating to MLTLHVEVPYGSFRKSYARSLAETYPLPPPATVYGMLLSLVGEGFRRRHAGVRLSLAFSGSYRDGSRRHSPFPRVAQTLRKLSRYKYGEASKQSKQGNRPDYIETLCDIAFLCWVDSAQETNPEPRLEMRLREALETPETITRYGVLSLGLSDDAVNDICLVQEPTGDWHRLKPSQEGSLELPVWVDHVGSRHTRWQRYELEREPVTPTEPPLEAYWTVIRPPA from the coding sequence ATGCTCACACTTCACGTTGAAGTGCCCTATGGAAGCTTTCGCAAGTCCTACGCACGGTCGCTGGCCGAAACCTATCCGCTGCCGCCGCCGGCCACGGTGTACGGCATGTTGCTGTCGCTTGTGGGCGAAGGTTTCCGTCGTCGGCATGCGGGCGTCCGTCTGTCCCTGGCCTTCAGTGGAAGTTACCGCGACGGAAGCCGGCGTCATTCGCCTTTTCCCCGTGTAGCCCAGACGTTGCGCAAGCTGAGCCGTTACAAGTACGGCGAAGCATCAAAACAGTCTAAACAGGGGAATAGACCGGACTACATTGAAACCCTGTGCGACATCGCGTTTCTGTGCTGGGTGGACTCGGCGCAGGAAACCAACCCGGAGCCAAGGCTTGAAATGCGTCTGCGGGAAGCCCTGGAAACACCGGAGACGATCACCCGCTACGGCGTTCTGAGCCTTGGACTCAGCGATGATGCCGTCAACGACATCTGCCTTGTCCAAGAGCCAACCGGGGACTGGCACCGGCTGAAGCCAAGCCAGGAAGGATCGCTGGAGTTGCCGGTGTGGGTTGATCACGTCGGATCGCGTCATACCCGATGGCAACGCTACGAACTGGAGCGTGAGCCTGTCACTCCAACCGAGCCGCCTCTGGAAGCGTACTGGACGGTCATCCGGCCGCCTGCGTAA